The following are encoded together in the Novipirellula artificiosorum genome:
- a CDS encoding DUF1573 domain-containing protein produces the protein MSITLMRSFFQVAAMLSVVGSAVAADWSDSVFPIKSHEFGTVAVAAKTEFRFPVKNPYSQPMHIQTVRTSCGCTTGIVETEYVAPGETGSVMARFNTGTFRGKRGATLTVVIDKPFYAEARLVVNGYIRSDMVFHPGEIGFGKLNQGDTATQQSTVMYAGRNDWQVVDVVSNHSWLMPSFKQISRGSGRVDYQIGVTVREDAPEGYFQDEIIVITNDHSMPRVPLRVAGQVESLLNISPQSIALGGVKLGQPIVKRLVIRSQEPIMIESIECEGWECDFEKPTAPQKTFLLETTFTAVDATGSQRKPVVIKTSGPRSITAKALLTADIRDQ, from the coding sequence ATGTCCATAACCTTAATGCGATCCTTTTTCCAAGTAGCCGCGATGCTCAGCGTCGTCGGTTCCGCCGTTGCCGCAGATTGGAGCGACTCGGTATTTCCGATCAAGTCGCATGAATTCGGCACCGTCGCGGTCGCGGCGAAGACGGAATTTCGATTTCCGGTCAAGAACCCGTACTCGCAGCCGATGCACATTCAAACCGTCCGAACGAGTTGCGGATGCACGACGGGAATCGTCGAAACGGAATACGTAGCCCCTGGGGAAACCGGATCGGTTATGGCTCGTTTCAATACCGGCACGTTCCGCGGCAAGCGTGGCGCGACGTTGACGGTGGTGATTGACAAGCCGTTCTATGCCGAAGCTCGGTTGGTGGTCAATGGATACATTCGCAGCGATATGGTGTTTCACCCGGGCGAGATTGGGTTTGGAAAACTCAACCAAGGCGACACGGCGACCCAGCAATCGACGGTGATGTATGCGGGACGCAATGATTGGCAAGTGGTGGATGTTGTCAGCAACCACAGCTGGCTGATGCCGTCGTTCAAGCAAATCAGCCGGGGAAGTGGACGCGTCGACTATCAGATCGGAGTGACCGTTCGCGAAGACGCCCCAGAAGGCTACTTCCAGGACGAAATTATCGTGATCACGAATGATCACTCCATGCCTCGCGTGCCGCTTCGCGTGGCGGGCCAAGTCGAGAGTCTGCTCAACATTTCGCCGCAATCGATCGCTCTCGGGGGTGTAAAACTGGGGCAGCCGATTGTCAAGCGATTGGTCATTCGCAGCCAGGAACCGATCATGATCGAATCGATCGAGTGCGAAGGTTGGGAATGTGACTTCGAAAAGCCAACGGCACCGCAGAAGACATTCCTGCTCGAAACGACCTTTACGGCGGTCGACGCGACCGGATCGCAGCGCAAACCGGTTGTCATCAAGACATCGGGGCCTCGGTCAATCACTGCGAAAGCGCTGCTCACGGCCGATATCCGCGACCAGTAA
- a CDS encoding tRNA (cytidine(34)-2'-O)-methyltransferase has translation MNQNQERQERVDQGPLGSKVARSQLESIANLPAAHVVLYQPEIAQNTGNIGRTCVAVGAKLWIVRPAAFRLDDKRLRRAGLDYWQHLMLADAVNWADLVRQLAPRRFFYFSRFATRTIWDASFEKEDVLVFGSESSGLPRSILTQDQPNALRIPMADKVRSLNLATSVGVALYEHQRQTLGK, from the coding sequence ATGAATCAGAATCAAGAAAGACAGGAGCGAGTGGATCAAGGGCCGCTGGGTTCGAAAGTGGCGCGGTCGCAGCTCGAAAGTATAGCGAATTTACCGGCCGCGCACGTGGTGTTGTACCAGCCAGAAATCGCTCAGAATACCGGAAACATTGGCCGCACCTGCGTGGCCGTCGGCGCCAAGTTGTGGATCGTTCGTCCAGCGGCCTTTCGCCTTGACGACAAACGACTTCGCCGAGCGGGACTCGATTATTGGCAGCACCTGATGCTCGCCGACGCGGTCAATTGGGCCGATTTAGTCCGCCAACTCGCGCCGCGGCGTTTCTTCTACTTCTCTCGCTTCGCAACCCGCACGATTTGGGACGCGTCGTTTGAAAAAGAAGATGTGCTGGTCTTTGGTAGCGAATCTTCAGGTTTGCCCCGTTCGATCCTCACCCAAGATCAACCGAATGCCTTGCGAATTCCGATGGCTGACAAAGTGAGAAGTTTGAACCTCGCAACCAGCGTAGGAGTCGCACTGTATGAACACCAGCGTCAAACCCTGGGAAAATGA
- the nagB gene encoding glucosamine-6-phosphate deaminase, whose translation MSTEKTGPTQPIVLRCPDADAASRKVADLITEAITAKPAIVLGLATGATPIQTYEHLVAGFRNGRVDFRHATSFNLDEYIGLEAKHPQSYRYYMQQHLFDHVNFSPMRTYVPDGCADDPVAHASAYDQEIGRVGGIDLQLLGIGRNGHIGFNEPGSPAASRTRVVDLAEVTIKNNARYFDSPDQVPKKAITMGIGTIFEAKQIVMLATGASKAKVIRQSLLDPPTESVPASLLQLHSSVTFVLDEAAASELPDEIC comes from the coding sequence GTGAGCACCGAGAAAACAGGTCCCACCCAGCCCATCGTCCTCCGTTGCCCCGACGCCGACGCTGCCTCGCGGAAAGTGGCTGACCTGATCACCGAAGCGATCACGGCAAAGCCGGCGATCGTGCTGGGGTTGGCCACAGGAGCAACACCGATTCAAACCTACGAACACTTGGTGGCCGGTTTTCGCAATGGCCGAGTCGACTTTCGTCACGCAACGTCGTTTAACTTGGATGAGTACATCGGCTTGGAAGCAAAGCACCCGCAGAGCTATCGCTACTACATGCAGCAGCACTTGTTCGATCACGTCAATTTTTCGCCAATGCGAACCTATGTACCCGATGGATGTGCCGACGACCCTGTGGCGCACGCCAGCGCCTACGACCAAGAGATCGGAAGGGTGGGTGGCATCGATCTCCAATTGCTCGGCATTGGTAGGAATGGACACATTGGTTTCAACGAGCCGGGTTCGCCGGCCGCGTCACGGACGCGAGTGGTCGATTTGGCGGAAGTGACAATCAAGAACAACGCACGCTATTTCGATTCACCCGATCAAGTCCCGAAGAAGGCCATCACGATGGGAATCGGGACGATTTTCGAGGCCAAGCAAATTGTGATGCTGGCGACCGGTGCCTCCAAAGCGAAAGTGATCCGTCAATCCTTGTTGGATCCACCGACCGAGTCGGTTCCCGCATCGCTGCTCCAGTTGCACTCCAGCGTCACCTTCGTGCTCGACGAGGCGGCCGCTAGCGAGCTGCCGGACGAAATTTGCTGA
- a CDS encoding DUF4129 domain-containing protein — protein MLHAFAKQETTIKPRMMRMLLMLTLLNLCLPSIAASQDASLDVPPDTENVSLPSTPWYDAQDQVLIPVELKSSIDDTENRDSRWLPKAKRLVKPPDPVKSNSAGNSGSGWFGTELSIGNLFGWFLLVMIVVSAVGGLVYALSKTEIDLSAKSQTKAQLGPQSPDDQTIERMKHLPAELRRTDVNLKSEAERLMMLGHFDQAIILLFAHQLLLLDRAGILRLNRGKTNGKYVRETRAVDSELGTRLNETTDAFERSYFGRHSITASEFERLWTQNALVEQVVQTHHEVPA, from the coding sequence ATGTTACATGCTTTCGCAAAGCAAGAGACGACAATCAAGCCCCGCATGATGCGAATGCTGCTGATGCTAACGCTGCTGAACCTCTGCTTGCCATCCATTGCCGCTTCGCAAGACGCGAGCCTCGATGTTCCGCCCGATACCGAGAACGTTTCGTTGCCATCAACCCCATGGTACGATGCACAAGATCAGGTGTTGATTCCGGTGGAGTTGAAGTCGTCGATCGACGACACAGAAAACCGCGATAGTCGCTGGCTGCCAAAAGCCAAGCGACTGGTAAAGCCGCCAGACCCCGTCAAGAGCAATTCCGCCGGAAACAGTGGGAGCGGTTGGTTTGGAACGGAGTTATCGATTGGCAACCTATTTGGTTGGTTCTTGCTGGTGATGATCGTTGTGTCGGCGGTCGGTGGATTGGTCTATGCACTGTCGAAGACTGAAATCGACTTGAGTGCCAAGTCGCAGACGAAGGCGCAACTTGGTCCCCAATCACCCGATGACCAAACGATCGAACGGATGAAGCATTTGCCGGCTGAGCTTCGGCGCACGGACGTTAATTTAAAATCGGAAGCCGAGCGTTTGATGATGCTCGGGCACTTTGATCAGGCGATTATTTTGTTGTTTGCACATCAATTGCTGCTGCTCGACCGAGCAGGGATTCTGCGGCTCAATCGTGGCAAGACGAACGGCAAGTATGTTCGGGAAACGCGGGCGGTCGATTCGGAATTGGGGACAAGGCTCAACGAGACAACCGATGCGTTTGAGCGATCCTATTTTGGTCGGCATTCGATTACCGCATCAGAATTTGAACGGTTGTGGACACAGAACGCCTTGGTGGAACAAGTTGTCCAGACGCATCACGAGGTGCCGGCATGA
- a CDS encoding HD domain-containing protein produces MTPEVVQLNRATSLVRIPPSDGVPLTPRVRRVLDSAPMRRLASISQLGMVSLVYPGATHSRLEHSLGVYLNALRLLARFGDDPRFQAIVDPPAADAFLLAALLHDVGHWPFCHPIEDLQLAGLRAHESRVSDWIAKSELAECIDRDWQCETKDVVELLEPSGTLSRLSSAGRDFLRSCLSGPVDIDKLDYLQRDSLHAGVPYGRNFDVARLIGSMCIHPSKPRLAIGEKGRTAAEMMVFSRYVMFSEVYWHHTVRSATAMLQRAVFSVQRSIPLESTFGLSDAEWIARLVQVTGSDACLATCGASDLLDGLFGRQRRLFKRVAEFNAIDRREVHQQIARRPYGTLVAASEKLAEQLTRLTGQLIRGWEVLIDAPPVKLEVDINVDVVARDQTAKKLADVSAVAKALADRQFDDQVKQVRIFVRPELRTKLFQTLSTADAWSSLLLDAISAVNDEIPL; encoded by the coding sequence ATGACGCCTGAAGTCGTCCAATTGAATCGAGCCACCTCGCTGGTCCGGATTCCCCCGTCCGACGGTGTCCCGTTGACACCTCGCGTGCGGCGGGTTCTTGATTCGGCTCCGATGCGACGACTTGCCTCCATCAGCCAATTGGGGATGGTCTCCCTGGTTTACCCTGGCGCGACCCATTCGCGACTTGAGCATTCTCTGGGCGTCTATTTGAATGCCTTGCGGTTGTTGGCCCGGTTCGGCGACGATCCGCGATTTCAAGCGATCGTCGATCCGCCGGCGGCCGATGCCTTTCTATTGGCTGCCTTGCTTCACGATGTTGGTCATTGGCCGTTTTGCCACCCGATCGAAGACCTGCAGCTTGCGGGGCTGCGCGCCCATGAATCGCGTGTGAGTGATTGGATCGCCAAGTCGGAATTGGCGGAATGCATCGACCGGGATTGGCAATGCGAAACGAAGGATGTCGTCGAGCTTTTGGAACCCAGCGGAACATTGAGTCGATTGTCCAGTGCGGGGCGCGACTTTTTGCGCAGCTGCCTCAGTGGACCAGTTGACATCGACAAGCTTGATTACCTGCAACGGGACAGTTTGCATGCGGGGGTTCCCTATGGTCGCAATTTTGACGTCGCGCGATTGATTGGTTCCATGTGCATTCATCCCTCCAAGCCAAGGTTGGCAATTGGAGAGAAGGGTCGGACGGCGGCCGAGATGATGGTGTTCTCCCGATATGTCATGTTTAGCGAGGTGTATTGGCACCACACCGTTCGGTCCGCGACGGCAATGTTGCAGCGCGCCGTGTTCTCCGTCCAACGGTCGATTCCACTCGAATCGACGTTTGGGTTATCCGACGCCGAGTGGATCGCCCGGCTCGTTCAAGTCACCGGTTCCGACGCATGCTTGGCGACTTGCGGTGCTAGCGATTTGCTTGACGGATTATTTGGTCGCCAGCGCCGGCTGTTCAAACGAGTGGCCGAGTTCAATGCGATCGATCGTCGTGAAGTGCACCAGCAAATCGCTCGGCGACCCTATGGGACGTTGGTGGCGGCGAGCGAGAAGCTGGCCGAGCAATTGACGCGTTTGACGGGGCAATTGATCCGGGGATGGGAGGTCTTGATTGATGCGCCTCCAGTGAAATTGGAGGTCGATATCAATGTCGATGTGGTTGCACGCGATCAAACTGCCAAAAAACTGGCTGACGTCTCCGCCGTAGCGAAAGCACTCGCGGATCGTCAATTTGACGATCAAGTTAAACAGGTGCGAATCTTTGTTCGTCCCGAACTTCGCACGAAATTGTTCCAGACTCTTTCCACGGCCGATGCATGGTCAAGCTTATTGCTTGATGCAATCTCGGCTGTCAACGATGAGATCCCCTTGTGA
- a CDS encoding AAA family ATPase, which translates to MNSPQPNPDPQPAGDPPSVPPLANDAPTDPASVAGQPLVGEVIEVETVADESAAATTVRPTTNRMAPVKLLYERIASEVGKLFVGQDELVLGTLTALFAGGHVLIESVPGLGKTLFVRALGQTLGCEFGRIQFTADLMPSDITGAPVYDMQRSEFRFRPGPVFTQLLLADEINRSPAKTHAALLEIMQEYRVTVDGTSHRVPRPFLVLATQNPLESEGTYNLPEAQLDRFMFKLRVDYPTSDQEAEILKMHSLQVDLNQRLRDEIQKTTHPEQILEAMQLCGQVLVEESLVDYINKIVRATRTWPAFHIGASPRAGIALMQSARTLAAFSGRDYAVPDDVVEIALPALRHRVQLTAEAEIEGRSADEELQSLIRGVEVPRD; encoded by the coding sequence TTGAACAGTCCGCAACCCAATCCCGATCCGCAACCTGCGGGTGACCCTCCTTCCGTGCCCCCTTTGGCTAACGACGCGCCGACCGATCCCGCGTCTGTCGCCGGCCAACCGTTGGTTGGTGAAGTGATCGAAGTCGAAACGGTGGCCGACGAGTCAGCAGCCGCAACGACCGTCCGTCCTACGACGAATCGAATGGCTCCGGTAAAGCTCTTGTACGAACGGATCGCATCGGAAGTCGGCAAGCTCTTTGTTGGACAAGATGAATTGGTGCTCGGCACACTGACCGCATTGTTCGCAGGCGGACATGTGTTGATCGAATCGGTGCCGGGGCTGGGCAAGACGTTGTTCGTTCGCGCGCTCGGGCAAACACTCGGTTGCGAATTCGGCCGAATCCAGTTCACCGCCGACCTGATGCCATCGGATATTACCGGCGCGCCGGTCTATGACATGCAGCGGAGTGAGTTCCGGTTTCGGCCAGGGCCGGTTTTCACACAATTGTTGTTGGCAGACGAGATTAACCGGTCTCCTGCAAAGACTCATGCCGCGCTGCTGGAAATCATGCAGGAGTACCGAGTCACCGTTGATGGGACGAGCCACCGTGTACCGCGACCGTTCTTGGTTTTAGCGACACAGAATCCGCTTGAGAGCGAAGGGACTTACAATTTGCCCGAAGCACAATTGGATCGATTCATGTTCAAGCTGCGGGTCGACTATCCCACGTCGGATCAGGAAGCGGAGATTTTGAAGATGCACAGCCTGCAAGTCGATTTGAACCAACGGCTGCGTGACGAGATCCAAAAAACAACCCATCCAGAACAGATCCTTGAAGCGATGCAGTTGTGTGGCCAAGTTTTGGTTGAAGAGAGCTTGGTCGACTACATCAATAAGATCGTTCGCGCGACACGAACCTGGCCAGCGTTCCACATCGGGGCGTCGCCGCGAGCGGGAATTGCCTTGATGCAATCTGCCCGGACGCTGGCGGCGTTTTCTGGGCGTGACTACGCCGTTCCGGACGATGTGGTTGAAATTGCACTGCCGGCACTACGCCACCGCGTCCAATTGACCGCAGAGGCGGAGATCGAAGGCCGCTCTGCGGACGAAGAATTGCAATCGTTGATTCGCGGCGTGGAAGTGCCCCGGGACTGA
- a CDS encoding ATP-binding protein yields the protein MRAKNVPAWTLRRTIPSDTSVGSALAHELVDAMLERKWPATDLFRVQLAYEEAIVNAIRHGNRHCSDKTVEVEMSCKEQEVCIRITDQGNGFDPAAIPDPRQQELLEVPGGRGVLLICEIMSEISFNDTGNQITMIKRREDFPPEQCGG from the coding sequence ATGCGAGCTAAGAACGTCCCAGCGTGGACCTTGCGTCGTACGATCCCGAGTGATACGTCGGTGGGCAGCGCTTTGGCACACGAATTGGTTGACGCGATGTTGGAGCGAAAATGGCCAGCGACGGATCTTTTTCGCGTGCAATTGGCCTATGAAGAAGCGATCGTCAATGCAATTCGGCACGGCAACCGGCACTGCAGCGACAAGACCGTCGAGGTTGAAATGTCATGCAAAGAGCAGGAGGTTTGTATTCGCATCACCGATCAAGGAAATGGCTTCGACCCTGCGGCGATTCCAGATCCAAGGCAACAGGAATTATTGGAAGTTCCTGGTGGCCGAGGCGTTCTGTTGATCTGTGAGATCATGAGCGAGATCAGTTTCAACGACACCGGGAACCAAATCACAATGATCAAACGTAGGGAAGATTTCCCACCCGAGCAGTGCGGCGGTTAA
- a CDS encoding stage II sporulation protein M, whose product MNVASLLEKRRVQWTELESLCDAMESRGRTEKAGGAHHRGAEGVARFSTLYRAACADLALADAYQLPPNTVTYLHQLVARAHNQLYRARKFEPTRWIDTIFHDAPQQIFADPCVRAATLIFFGLFTLSMFLGYNEERFPGFAQSMVGATALEQIEDMYEKPISKSLDHYIQMAGFYIKHNTGIGLQCFAFGILIIPCVFILAYNAISLGTMFGYMARPDVVGGDNFFHFVTAHGPFELTAIALSAAAGLRLGLGLFCTGGLTRYDSVRQSAAKAVPVMGASVVLFVLAAITEGFLSPSPAPYVFKALWAIMSSGLISFYFVVLGFPSSQAPSDYFRKQRGGVADAA is encoded by the coding sequence ATGAACGTTGCCTCACTACTCGAAAAGCGACGCGTCCAATGGACCGAATTGGAATCGCTGTGCGATGCGATGGAAAGCCGTGGACGGACCGAAAAGGCGGGCGGTGCGCATCACCGCGGCGCAGAGGGTGTCGCTCGGTTTTCAACGCTCTATCGGGCCGCATGTGCTGATTTGGCTCTCGCAGACGCCTACCAATTGCCGCCGAATACCGTGACGTATTTGCATCAGTTGGTCGCGCGGGCCCACAACCAACTTTACCGTGCAAGAAAATTTGAGCCGACGCGATGGATTGACACGATCTTTCACGATGCGCCGCAGCAGATTTTCGCCGACCCGTGTGTAAGAGCGGCCACACTGATTTTCTTTGGATTGTTCACTTTGTCGATGTTCCTCGGATACAACGAAGAACGGTTTCCAGGGTTCGCGCAATCGATGGTTGGCGCCACGGCCCTTGAGCAAATCGAGGATATGTACGAGAAGCCGATTTCCAAATCGCTAGACCACTACATTCAGATGGCTGGTTTCTATATCAAACACAACACCGGTATTGGGTTGCAGTGCTTTGCATTTGGCATCCTGATCATCCCCTGTGTCTTTATCCTTGCCTACAATGCAATTTCGCTGGGCACCATGTTTGGTTACATGGCTCGCCCGGACGTTGTTGGTGGAGACAATTTCTTTCATTTTGTCACTGCACATGGCCCCTTTGAGTTGACGGCGATTGCGTTATCGGCCGCCGCGGGACTTCGGCTTGGCCTGGGTCTTTTCTGTACCGGAGGATTGACTCGGTACGACTCGGTTCGTCAGAGTGCCGCGAAAGCCGTCCCCGTCATGGGGGCGTCGGTCGTGCTTTTTGTACTCGCCGCAATCACGGAAGGATTTCTATCGCCTAGTCCTGCACCTTACGTGTTCAAGGCCCTTTGGGCGATCATGTCGAGCGGTTTGATCAGTTTCTATTTCGTTGTTCTTGGCTTCCCCTCCTCCCAAGCACCGAGTGACTACTTCCGCAAGCAGCGTGGAGGCGTAGCGGATGCAGCTTGA
- a CDS encoding STAS domain-containing protein, whose amino-acid sequence MTTAGQFSRHVSQWIESQVAPEPQRSGEPKQVGKPALTLNLDLAEVSWVSSVGLNELIEINLHAKKSGVRLVLTNVQSVVREVFMLTRLERMFEVI is encoded by the coding sequence GTGACAACTGCAGGTCAGTTTTCCCGGCACGTGTCTCAATGGATCGAGTCGCAGGTTGCCCCCGAACCCCAGCGGTCGGGCGAACCGAAACAGGTCGGCAAGCCAGCGTTAACGTTGAATTTGGACTTGGCCGAAGTTAGCTGGGTGAGTAGTGTCGGGTTAAACGAGTTGATCGAGATCAATCTCCACGCAAAGAAGAGCGGTGTTCGTCTGGTTCTGACGAACGTGCAATCGGTTGTTCGCGAAGTCTTCATGCTCACGCGATTGGAACGCATGTTCGAAGTCATCTGA
- a CDS encoding metallophosphoesterase family protein, with protein sequence MPGESFRFIHASDFHLEAPLGDLDAVPSHLREAMADAPRRAAKAVFEAALADNIDFLVLSGDLLSPQSAGPHGMSLLLDYFEKLNSKKTPVFWVAGLADDPQKWPDAAPLPPNVTLFPKNRVVAIPVERAGRTICVVVGRSSEGRSALHVPSYRVEPTEEYTVAIGYGASDADALAEGRFEYWALGGEHNRKAMEGGAEGGAFYCGSPQGRSLCEPGPHGYTVVDVDADQTTRVHSIECDAFRYCQVEIDASEIAAVGGIRNLLGERITRLQHENGGRHLLIGWDISITSGENLHALGDSEALLAWLRREFGSGTPSAWTASLVIRPPKHYPKSWKDEDTILGDFLRASEKFSKAGQRELNLAPYTEEHGSIRSPTAALLADVSPSAREAILDQATLLGVELLRGGKPNLVSS encoded by the coding sequence ATGCCAGGCGAATCGTTTCGATTTATTCACGCCAGTGATTTTCATCTTGAAGCACCACTCGGTGATCTTGACGCCGTCCCAAGTCATCTTCGCGAAGCGATGGCCGATGCGCCGCGCCGGGCTGCCAAGGCGGTTTTCGAAGCGGCGCTTGCGGACAACATTGATTTTTTGGTTCTGAGCGGCGACTTGCTCAGCCCTCAATCGGCTGGGCCGCATGGCATGTCACTGCTGCTTGATTATTTCGAGAAGCTGAACTCAAAGAAAACGCCCGTGTTTTGGGTCGCGGGACTTGCTGATGACCCGCAAAAGTGGCCGGATGCCGCTCCGCTGCCGCCGAATGTTACGCTGTTTCCTAAGAATCGTGTGGTGGCGATTCCGGTTGAACGAGCTGGCCGAACCATCTGTGTGGTCGTGGGTCGCAGCAGTGAGGGTCGCTCGGCGCTGCACGTTCCAAGTTATCGCGTCGAGCCCACCGAGGAATACACGGTTGCGATCGGGTATGGGGCGTCGGACGCCGATGCATTGGCCGAAGGTCGGTTTGAATACTGGGCTCTCGGCGGCGAGCACAATCGTAAAGCGATGGAGGGTGGAGCGGAGGGAGGTGCCTTTTACTGTGGAAGTCCGCAAGGTCGTTCACTGTGCGAACCTGGGCCTCACGGCTACACCGTCGTCGACGTGGATGCGGACCAGACGACTCGAGTGCATTCGATTGAATGCGATGCGTTTCGCTATTGTCAAGTTGAAATTGATGCATCGGAGATTGCCGCCGTGGGTGGCATTCGCAACTTGCTGGGCGAACGGATCACGCGATTGCAGCACGAGAATGGTGGCCGTCATCTGCTGATCGGGTGGGATATTTCGATCACCAGCGGCGAGAACTTGCACGCCTTGGGTGATAGCGAAGCACTGCTGGCGTGGCTTCGTCGCGAATTCGGGTCGGGCACGCCCTCGGCTTGGACGGCGTCTTTGGTCATTCGTCCACCGAAGCATTACCCAAAGTCGTGGAAGGATGAAGACACCATTTTGGGCGACTTTTTGCGAGCTTCCGAGAAATTCAGTAAAGCAGGCCAACGGGAATTGAATCTGGCTCCCTACACGGAAGAACATGGAAGCATTCGTAGTCCCACCGCAGCGTTGTTGGCCGATGTCTCGCCGTCGGCACGCGAAGCGATTTTGGATCAAGCAACCCTGTTAGGCGTGGAATTGCTCCGCGGCGGAAAACCAAACTTGGTGTCGTCGTGA